A part of Methanobrevibacter sp. genomic DNA contains:
- the moaC gene encoding cyclic pyranopterin monophosphate synthase MoaC, whose amino-acid sequence MAEEFTHLTDSGVHMVEVGEKPDQKRRAIASGSIFLDENTIKLIQNEEIKKGNVLTTAQIAGIQAVKNTSSIIPLCHPLALTGIELDFELKDDEIIATCAVNTLGKTGVEMEAITGVSVALLTVWDMVKAVEKDEDGQYPDTRISDIKVIRKEKI is encoded by the coding sequence ATGGCAGAGGAGTTTACACATTTAACAGACAGTGGAGTACATATGGTTGAAGTTGGGGAAAAACCTGACCAAAAAAGAAGAGCTATAGCCAGCGGAAGCATATTTCTGGATGAAAATACAATTAAACTAATTCAAAATGAGGAGATCAAAAAGGGAAACGTTCTGACTACCGCTCAAATCGCCGGAATTCAGGCTGTCAAGAACACATCATCAATAATTCCGCTTTGCCATCCTTTGGCTTTGACCGGAATAGAGCTTGATTTTGAACTGAAAGATGATGAGATAATAGCAACATGTGCCGTCAACACTTTAGGAAAGACAGGTGTTGAAATGGAAGCTATCACCGGTGTCAGCGTTGCCTTGCTTACAGTGTGGGACATGGTAAAGGCTGTCGAGAAGGATGAGGACGGACAGTACCCAGACACCAGAATAAGCGATATCAAGGTAATCAGAAAAGAGAAAATCTAA
- a CDS encoding preprotein translocase subunit Sec61beta: protein MAKKDNKISMPQTGAGLVRYFDEESLGPKLSPEHIIIGTIVLAIFCFVLRYSA, encoded by the coding sequence ATGGCGAAAAAAGATAATAAGATTTCTATGCCTCAAACCGGTGCAGGTTTGGTAAGATACTTTGATGAAGAAAGTTTAGGCCCAAAACTTTCACCTGAGCACATTATCATTGGTACTATAGTTTTAGCTATATTTTGTTTTGTTTTAAGATATTCAGCTTAA
- the hisF gene encoding imidazole glycerol phosphate synthase subunit HisF — protein sequence MLTKRIIPCLDCDLQVPEGRVVKGVEFKQIKYAGNPVDLATRYYEEGADEVVVLDITASHERRATMADVIDRLTENVFMPICVGGGIRKVDDYIKMLRAGADKCSTNTAAIKNPELLTEASKVVGSQAVVIGIDAKRRYVSHPDDAPDKIVIETDKGYCWFDTSIYGGREFTGIDAIAWAVRCQDLGAGEILLTSMDGDGTQNGYDIELNKAINDAVDIPVIASGGVGEPKHILEVFEKTDVSAALAASIFHFNQYSIPTVKQYLKENDVAVRL from the coding sequence ATGTTGACTAAAAGAATTATTCCTTGTCTAGATTGTGACTTGCAGGTTCCAGAAGGCCGGGTTGTCAAGGGCGTTGAGTTCAAGCAGATAAAATATGCCGGAAATCCGGTTGACCTTGCGACACGCTATTATGAGGAAGGCGCAGACGAGGTTGTCGTTCTAGACATTACCGCATCACATGAAAGGCGCGCTACAATGGCGGACGTTATTGACAGGCTAACAGAAAATGTGTTCATGCCAATCTGTGTAGGTGGCGGAATAAGAAAGGTCGATGATTATATCAAGATGCTTAGGGCAGGCGCTGACAAGTGCTCAACAAACACAGCGGCCATCAAGAATCCGGAGCTTTTGACCGAAGCTTCCAAAGTGGTCGGATCACAGGCCGTAGTGATTGGAATCGATGCGAAAAGAAGATATGTCTCACATCCTGATGACGCACCGGACAAGATAGTAATCGAGACAGATAAGGGCTACTGCTGGTTTGATACAAGCATCTATGGCGGACGTGAGTTTACAGGCATCGATGCGATTGCATGGGCAGTCAGATGTCAGGATCTGGGTGCCGGAGAGATTCTTTTGACAAGCATGGACGGTGACGGAACCCAAAACGGATATGACATTGAGCTTAACAAGGCAATCAATGATGCGGTCGACATTCCGGTAATAGCAAGCGGCGGTGTCGGAGAGCCGAAGCATATCCTGGAAGTGTTTGAAAAGACAGACGTTTCAGCGGCCCTTGCAGCAAGCATATTTCACTTCAATCAGTATTCAATTCCCACAGTTAAGCAGTACCTGAAAGAAAATGACGTGGCTGTTCGCTTATGA
- a CDS encoding DNA glycosylase produces MIIKAPIDLQLTQMSGQTSQPPWKCVDGGFSDVVMVEGKPVLFDVKQSGEFIDFNFKGDVSKSAAISKLNYIYDLNFDLNGFYRYLSNHAELCDMSEFCNGLRLFLAKDEFECIISSICSANNSIKRWTKSISDIKEKWGKNYFNNFYSFPDKSVIQDLYEDDEEESLACGKCSGNNLKSCGVGYRAGYMKKASEIFTLEIDLSEIPKMSYEEAFETILKVPGVGPKVADCILLYGFDFKEAFPSDVWIKRIVSYLYFDGKDISVAKVRDFGMEEFGQYAGYVQLYMFHYARKSGLMAKLK; encoded by the coding sequence ATGATAATCAAGGCACCCATCGATTTGCAACTGACTCAGATGTCAGGCCAGACCTCCCAACCTCCATGGAAGTGTGTTGATGGTGGTTTCAGTGATGTTGTAATGGTCGAGGGAAAACCTGTTCTTTTTGATGTGAAGCAATCCGGCGAGTTTATTGATTTTAATTTTAAGGGCGATGTTTCAAAATCAGCAGCCATTTCGAAATTGAACTACATCTACGATCTTAATTTTGATTTGAATGGATTTTATAGGTACTTATCCAACCATGCAGAGCTCTGCGACATGTCTGAATTCTGCAATGGCTTGAGACTCTTTCTTGCAAAGGACGAATTCGAATGCATAATCTCATCAATCTGTTCTGCCAACAATTCAATCAAGCGATGGACAAAATCCATAAGCGATATAAAAGAGAAGTGGGGAAAAAACTATTTCAATAACTTTTATTCTTTTCCAGACAAATCCGTAATTCAGGATTTATATGAAGATGACGAGGAAGAATCGTTGGCTTGTGGAAAATGCAGTGGAAACAACTTGAAATCATGTGGCGTAGGTTATCGTGCAGGCTATATGAAAAAAGCTTCAGAAATCTTTACACTTGAAATTGACCTTTCTGAAATTCCCAAGATGTCCTATGAAGAGGCTTTTGAGACTATTTTAAAAGTGCCGGGAGTGGGTCCAAAGGTGGCTGACTGCATACTGCTTTATGGATTTGACTTCAAGGAGGCTTTTCCATCTGATGTATGGATAAAAAGGATTGTTTCTTACTTATATTTTGATGGAAAGGACATAAGCGTAGCCAAGGTGCGTGACTTTGGAATGGAGGAGTTTGGCCAATATGCAGGCTATGTGCAGCTGTACATGTTTCATTATGCGCGAAAATCAGGCTTGATGGCCAAATTGAAATAG
- a CDS encoding VOC family protein yields the protein MKIRYATMIVDDMQESVDFYTKTLDFTFDEEFDVPGGKITLLNGDGFAGIELIQSDAFETGIYSIGMDVEDINEEIEKLEEKGANIALMPVETQVGYMARVIDPNGINIVLVQHTR from the coding sequence ATGAAAATCAGATATGCTACAATGATTGTCGATGACATGCAGGAAAGCGTTGATTTCTACACAAAAACATTGGATTTCACTTTTGATGAGGAGTTTGATGTTCCCGGAGGAAAGATCACACTTTTGAATGGTGATGGCTTTGCGGGCATCGAATTAATCCAAAGCGATGCTTTTGAAACAGGCATATATTCCATAGGAATGGATGTGGAAGACATCAACGAAGAGATTGAAAAATTGGAAGAGAAGGGAGCCAACATTGCCTTAATGCCTGTTGAAACACAGGTGGGCTACATGGCAAGAGTTATTGATCCCAATGGCATCAACATCGTTTTAGTGCAACATACAAGGTAG
- a CDS encoding MFS transporter, producing the protein MQSKNLILLICSVLSFFTVFAVNAVIVIIPTIAAEFHMSNIVQNWVTIIFLLVVAVMSVPAGQISGKYGLKKVTILSIVLFIIISVVNVLVTTQEMFLFSRLILGIALSFINVTSMAMVVSAFAPEERGKALGINITAVYIGLSLSPVLGGILNYQLGWQSVVLFGVPFLFVILALLLTKVDEEWITFKNVSLDLKGSVLYGIGMVLFMYGFTILNETSGVILTVLGVIVLVMFAFVELRVDNPVFDVRFFKNHRFLSANFASLCAYLATFAVTTILNYHLQYIKGFDSQTSGIILLAAPLCQVVIAPIAGRLSDRYVPQILAAIGMGLGTASLVMFSFLDSGTSLEFLIISMILYGVGFGLFSPPNTNVIMSSVPPKDTSVASAAVSTMRTVGQAMSMGILTLVFAFVMGNVAIEPGVYHLLISSCQITCIICVVLCVASVFASFVGIRSADEN; encoded by the coding sequence ATGCAATCAAAGAATCTAATCCTTTTAATATGTTCGGTATTGTCGTTTTTCACGGTGTTTGCCGTAAATGCAGTGATTGTCATAATTCCGACAATCGCAGCCGAGTTTCACATGAGCAATATCGTCCAGAATTGGGTTACCATCATATTTTTGCTGGTCGTAGCCGTAATGTCGGTTCCAGCAGGACAGATTTCGGGAAAATACGGCCTTAAAAAGGTCACAATCCTAAGCATAGTTCTCTTCATCATCATTTCTGTTGTCAATGTATTGGTCACAACCCAGGAGATGTTCCTGTTCAGCCGTCTGATACTTGGAATAGCATTGTCGTTTATCAACGTCACATCAATGGCGATGGTGGTGTCCGCCTTTGCACCTGAAGAGAGGGGAAAGGCCTTGGGAATCAACATCACTGCAGTCTATATCGGTTTATCCCTTTCTCCAGTTCTGGGAGGGATTTTAAACTATCAGCTGGGCTGGCAGTCCGTAGTTCTCTTTGGCGTCCCGTTCCTGTTTGTCATTTTGGCCTTGCTTTTAACCAAGGTGGATGAGGAATGGATCACCTTTAAAAATGTAAGTCTTGACTTGAAAGGCTCTGTCCTTTACGGCATCGGCATGGTGCTTTTCATGTACGGCTTCACGATACTCAATGAGACATCTGGAGTGATATTGACAGTTCTGGGTGTAATTGTCCTGGTGATGTTTGCATTTGTCGAGCTTAGGGTCGACAATCCGGTATTCGACGTGAGGTTTTTCAAAAACCACAGGTTTCTCTCAGCCAATTTCGCATCACTGTGCGCATATCTGGCCACTTTCGCCGTAACGACCATTCTCAATTATCACCTGCAGTACATAAAGGGATTCGATTCACAGACAAGCGGAATAATCTTGCTTGCCGCTCCGCTATGTCAGGTTGTCATCGCCCCGATAGCTGGAAGGCTCTCTGACAGATATGTTCCACAGATTTTGGCTGCAATTGGAATGGGGCTTGGAACGGCTTCACTTGTGATGTTCTCGTTTTTGGACAGTGGAACCTCGCTTGAGTTTCTAATCATATCCATGATACTTTACGGTGTCGGGTTCGGGCTGTTTTCCCCGCCGAACACAAACGTAATAATGAGTTCGGTTCCTCCAAAGGACACTTCCGTTGCATCTGCCGCCGTTTCGACCATGCGGACAGTCGGCCAGGCGATGAGTATGGGAATCCTGACCTTGGTCTTTGCCTTTGTGATGGGAAATGTAGCTATTGAGCCTGGAGTCTATCATCTGCTTATCAGCAGTTGCCAGATAACCTGCATCATTTGCGTCGTGCTTTGCGTGGCATCCGTGTTTGCTTCTTTTGTGGGAATCAGGTCTGCAGATGAGAATTAG